A window of the Nisaea acidiphila genome harbors these coding sequences:
- a CDS encoding efflux RND transporter permease subunit, which yields MDGLIRASIERPVAVIAVVLMVVMFGIVALVNIPIQLAPDVNRPVITITTNWGGAAPAEIEREIINRQEDELRGLEGLESMISRAEDGRGRIELEFTPGNDMDKALLLVANRLDRVGGYPDEADEPTFQTSGSEDNAIAWAVILRNDGNDTPIHTFGDFAEDYVKSRIERIPGIGEARVYGGAEREMQVIVDPQLLAQYQLTIPDVLQSLREANASISAGAVEEGKRRYVVRTEGDFETMEDVHRVVLRSVEDPMTGRVARVTVADVADVQMGYKEPVARIRQFGVPALAVPMYRETGANVIEVMEEVRATLQELNDGVLASRSLRILQVYDETTYIDSAIELVRQNIWVGGMLAALVLYIFLRSGSATLVVSLAIPVSVIGSFVAMAALGRSINVISLAGFAFAVGMVVDAAIVVLENIFRLRQNGFDQREASYLGAQQVWGAVLVSSLTTVMVFIPILVMELEVGQLFRDIAVAISVAVCLSLLVSATVVPALASRLLKKDVAEISASRRIPLIDGFASFFVDVALRQTRAVVRNRMFAIAVIAGMTGGGVAVTWAMLPELDYLPDGNRNLVIGFVQPPPGYNLDTMAGIAEKLENATKPLWDFEETRTNAEDGTPMLSRFFFVAFRANVIVGAAAVDPLQAKGLIPVLRRSLFSEPGTFGFFRQTSLFGRGIGGTSAIDLDISGGELEELSEVAQTTFLRVNQAFPRESGTQIRPQPSLSLGAPEVRVLPDRTLLADNGVTARNLGVTVDAYNDGVRVAEITVQGDRIDLTLQGPDKHILETQGVRDLPVVTSEGKIVPAGSLADVIVTTGPTEIRHVERLRTITLVVSPPSGMPLEAALNKMRDEVIAPMREEGLPPGVNIRMSGTADKLAQTWNEMVLDLVMALVIVYLVMAVLFESFFYPLVIIFSVPLATAGGVVGLASLNLFTRQNLDMLTLLGFVILIGIVVNNAILLVHQTLHHIREDRMDPGAAIIEATRNRIRPIFMSTLTSVLGMLPLVIFPGAGSELYRGLGSVVIGGLALSALLTLAIIPPLLSLTVGLLETGHQPASKPEAAAKPAGE from the coding sequence ATGGACGGCCTGATCCGCGCCTCCATCGAGCGTCCCGTCGCCGTCATCGCCGTCGTCCTGATGGTCGTGATGTTCGGCATCGTCGCACTGGTGAATATCCCGATCCAGCTGGCACCGGACGTCAACCGTCCGGTCATCACAATCACAACGAACTGGGGAGGTGCCGCCCCGGCGGAGATCGAGCGGGAGATCATCAACCGGCAGGAAGACGAACTCCGCGGCCTGGAAGGATTGGAGTCCATGATTTCGCGCGCGGAAGACGGGCGCGGCCGGATCGAGCTCGAATTCACGCCCGGCAACGACATGGACAAGGCGCTTCTGCTGGTCGCCAACCGGCTCGACCGGGTCGGCGGCTATCCCGACGAAGCCGATGAGCCGACCTTCCAAACCTCCGGCTCCGAGGACAACGCAATCGCCTGGGCCGTCATCCTCCGGAACGACGGGAACGACACGCCGATCCACACTTTCGGCGATTTCGCGGAAGACTACGTAAAGTCCCGGATCGAGCGCATCCCGGGGATCGGCGAGGCCCGTGTCTATGGCGGGGCCGAGCGCGAGATGCAGGTCATCGTAGACCCACAGCTGCTAGCGCAATATCAGCTCACCATCCCGGACGTGCTGCAGTCTCTGCGCGAGGCCAACGCTTCAATCTCCGCAGGCGCTGTCGAGGAAGGCAAGCGCCGCTATGTCGTTCGCACAGAAGGCGATTTCGAAACGATGGAGGATGTGCACCGCGTCGTGCTCCGCTCCGTCGAGGACCCGATGACAGGGCGCGTCGCCCGGGTCACGGTCGCGGACGTCGCGGACGTCCAGATGGGCTACAAGGAGCCGGTGGCGCGGATCCGGCAGTTCGGCGTACCGGCGCTCGCCGTCCCGATGTACCGGGAGACCGGCGCCAACGTCATCGAAGTCATGGAGGAGGTGCGCGCAACCTTGCAGGAGCTGAATGACGGCGTCCTCGCAAGTCGCAGCCTCCGCATCCTGCAAGTCTACGACGAAACCACCTATATCGATTCCGCGATCGAGCTGGTGCGCCAGAACATCTGGGTCGGCGGCATGCTCGCCGCGCTGGTGCTTTACATTTTCTTGCGCAGCGGCAGCGCAACCCTTGTTGTCAGCCTCGCGATCCCGGTCTCGGTCATAGGCTCCTTCGTCGCCATGGCCGCACTCGGGCGCTCCATCAACGTAATCTCGCTTGCCGGTTTCGCCTTTGCCGTCGGCATGGTGGTAGACGCCGCTATCGTGGTGCTGGAGAACATCTTCCGGCTGCGCCAGAACGGCTTCGACCAACGCGAGGCCTCGTATCTCGGCGCGCAGCAGGTCTGGGGCGCCGTTCTCGTCTCCTCGCTCACCACCGTGATGGTCTTCATCCCGATCCTCGTCATGGAACTCGAAGTCGGCCAGCTTTTCCGGGATATCGCCGTTGCCATATCGGTCGCGGTCTGCCTTTCCCTCCTGGTCTCCGCGACGGTCGTTCCCGCGCTGGCGAGCCGCCTGCTCAAGAAAGACGTGGCGGAGATTTCAGCCTCCCGGCGGATTCCGCTGATCGACGGCTTCGCCAGCTTTTTCGTTGATGTGGCGCTGCGCCAGACCAGAGCCGTGGTGCGGAACCGGATGTTCGCCATTGCGGTCATCGCGGGCATGACCGGTGGGGGTGTGGCTGTGACCTGGGCCATGCTTCCCGAGCTCGACTACCTTCCGGACGGCAACCGGAATCTCGTGATCGGCTTCGTGCAGCCGCCACCGGGCTACAATCTCGACACCATGGCCGGTATCGCCGAAAAACTGGAGAACGCGACCAAGCCGCTCTGGGATTTCGAAGAGACACGGACCAACGCGGAAGACGGCACGCCGATGCTCTCCCGCTTCTTCTTCGTCGCCTTCCGGGCCAACGTGATCGTCGGCGCCGCCGCGGTCGACCCGCTGCAGGCAAAGGGACTGATCCCGGTCCTGCGCCGCTCCCTTTTCTCGGAACCGGGCACTTTCGGGTTCTTCCGGCAGACTTCCCTTTTCGGCCGGGGCATCGGCGGAACCAGCGCAATCGACCTCGACATCTCAGGTGGCGAACTCGAAGAACTGTCCGAGGTGGCGCAAACAACATTCCTGAGGGTCAACCAGGCATTCCCGAGAGAGAGCGGTACACAGATCCGGCCACAGCCGTCTCTCTCTCTCGGCGCACCGGAAGTGCGGGTTCTGCCGGACCGCACCCTGCTCGCCGACAACGGCGTCACCGCCCGTAATCTCGGCGTCACCGTGGATGCTTACAATGACGGGGTCAGGGTCGCGGAGATCACCGTGCAGGGCGACCGAATTGACCTCACCCTGCAGGGACCGGACAAGCATATCCTGGAAACTCAGGGGGTACGCGACCTCCCGGTCGTCACCAGCGAAGGCAAGATCGTCCCGGCGGGTTCGCTCGCCGACGTCATCGTCACGACGGGCCCGACAGAAATCCGCCATGTCGAGCGGTTGCGCACGATTACACTCGTCGTCTCGCCGCCGTCCGGAATGCCCCTTGAAGCTGCGCTCAACAAGATGCGCGACGAGGTCATCGCACCGATGCGGGAGGAAGGACTACCGCCCGGCGTCAACATTCGTATGTCCGGCACCGCCGACAAGCTGGCACAGACCTGGAATGAGATGGTGCTCGATCTCGTTATGGCCCTCGTCATTGTCTATTTGGTCATGGCGGTGCTGTTCGAGAGCTTTTTCTATCCGCTCGTGATCATTTTCTCGGTCCCGCTCGCGACCGCAGGCGGCGTGGTCGGCCTCGCCTCCCTCAATCTCTTCACACGCCAGAATCTCGACATGCTGACGCTGCTCGGGTTTGTCATCCTGATCGGTATCGTGGTGAACAACGCGATCCTGCTGGTGCATCAGACCTTGCATCATATCCGGGAAGACCGGATGGATCCCGGTGCCGCGATCATAGAAGCGACGCGAAACCGGATCAGGCCGATCTTCATGTCCACACTGACAAGTGTCCTGGGAATGCTGCCGCTCGTTATCTTCCCGGGTGCCGGCTCCGAACTTTACCGCGGGCTCGGCTCAGTGGTGATCGGCGGACTCGCGCTCTCCGCGCTCCTGACGCTTGCGATCATCCCGCCATTGCTGTCCCTGACCGTCGGGTTGCTCGAAACCGGTCACCAGCCAGCGTCCAAACCGGAAGCAGCCGCCAAGCCGGCGGGCGAATAG
- a CDS encoding pentapeptide repeat-containing protein yields the protein MTPQEIANILDEHEKWLSRAQSGARANLARANLAGFTLEKVNLKSAKMSGANLEKTILSGSNLSNTDLFCAVLDGADLRNADLQNADLRGASIRNVAFKGANLVGADFRGGTLMFGADDEDGTRDSPTSNQQGADLSYSNMPNASLAGAHLAGANLSGVNLRKSDLRGADLSGCILVEADLSGADLQDANLAGAVLDNTILKHANLSGANLEGCDLAAADVTGANMVRHEDSLPFEVREVLNMHYVWIREDGRLGDRAILKGADLSFIDLSAVNLSGADLHGADISGGNLSNILLVMSDLSSTNLKGTNLSGATLEGINLAKADMTEADLSNAIIAPVDLKDSQGNVTGRKWPANLSGAKLVQANLKGADLHNANLAGADLTGANLSGADLRGANLTDAVFQTDQLDAAKTDDEKVAT from the coding sequence ATGACGCCGCAAGAAATCGCAAATATTCTCGACGAGCATGAAAAGTGGCTCAGTCGTGCGCAAAGCGGTGCGCGGGCCAATCTCGCGCGGGCCAATCTCGCCGGCTTTACGCTTGAGAAAGTCAACCTGAAGTCGGCCAAGATGTCCGGCGCGAACCTCGAGAAAACGATCCTCTCGGGCAGCAATCTCAGCAATACGGATCTGTTCTGCGCCGTGCTCGACGGCGCAGATCTGCGAAATGCCGATCTCCAGAATGCGGATCTGAGGGGCGCGAGCATCCGCAATGTCGCTTTCAAGGGGGCCAATCTCGTTGGTGCGGATTTCCGCGGCGGCACCCTGATGTTCGGCGCCGATGACGAAGACGGCACCCGCGACAGTCCGACCTCGAACCAGCAGGGCGCCGATCTCAGCTATTCGAACATGCCGAATGCAAGCCTCGCGGGAGCGCACCTTGCCGGCGCCAACCTCTCTGGCGTGAACCTGCGCAAATCCGATCTGAGGGGCGCAGATCTGTCAGGCTGCATTCTGGTGGAAGCGGATCTCTCCGGTGCAGACCTGCAGGACGCCAATCTGGCAGGCGCCGTGCTCGACAATACGATTCTCAAGCACGCCAATCTCTCCGGCGCCAACCTGGAAGGCTGCGATCTGGCCGCCGCCGACGTAACCGGGGCGAACATGGTGCGGCATGAGGATTCTCTGCCTTTCGAAGTCCGGGAAGTGCTCAACATGCACTATGTCTGGATCCGGGAGGACGGACGCCTCGGCGACCGGGCCATTCTCAAAGGCGCGGATCTGAGCTTTATTGACCTTTCCGCGGTAAACCTGTCCGGCGCGGACCTTCACGGCGCCGACATCAGCGGCGGCAATCTCTCGAACATCCTGCTCGTCATGTCGGACCTGTCCTCGACGAACCTGAAAGGCACCAACCTGAGCGGAGCGACTCTCGAGGGGATCAATCTGGCCAAGGCAGACATGACGGAAGCCGATCTGTCCAACGCCATCATTGCGCCGGTCGACCTCAAGGACTCCCAGGGCAATGTCACGGGACGAAAGTGGCCGGCCAACCTATCCGGAGCGAAACTGGTTCAGGCCAACCTGAAAGGCGCGGACCTGCACAACGCCAATCTCGCCGGTGCGGACCTGACGGGGGCAAACCTCTCCGGCGCCGACCTGCGCGGAGCGAACCTTACAGACGCGGTGTTTCAGACGGATCAACTCGATGCGGCGAAAACCGACGACGAAAAGGTGGCCACCTGA